ACGTAGTCCTCGGCGGTCCGCGACTGGTCCCCGCCAAGGATTTTGCTCATGAGTCCCATTGCCGGTATCCATCATCGCCGCCAGTATAGTTCTTACGTCAGACGGAACGTCAGTCTCGCCGACCAGTCACCCCGAAAACGGCTGATTCGTCGCCTGTCCATGGGTTTATTGTGTGTTTCCCGCCGTTTGAGTTATCGCTCCGATCGATTCACCGATGATCGCGTGGGGAGACTCGTGACTACTGACGACGAGTACCGTTTTTACGATTCAGTCTGACAGTTCGTACGTATGACGTTCAGCATCTGCGTCCACGAGAGCTACGAGACGGCAGACGGCCAGTCCCACGAGCGGTTCGGCGTCGCCGTGACGACCCGCCTGCCGGGAGTCGGCACCCTCTGCCCGTTCGTCAGCGAGAACGGTGCCGTCGCCACCCAGAGCCTGGTCAACGTCGACCTCGGACGGCGTGGCGTCGAGTACATAGACGACGGACTCGCCGTCGACGACGCACTCGAGGCGCTGTTAAACGCCGACGATGGCGCACCCCAGCGCCAGCTACACGGCGTCGACGCCGACGGGACGTTCACGTTCTCCGGCGAGGAGTGTGGCGACTGGTTCGGTCATCTCGAGGGCGAGCACTTCACTGTCGCCGGCAACCTGCTCACCGGCGAGAGCGTCATCGAAGCGACCGCGGACGCCTACGAGTCCAACGCAGTCCACGAGACAACCGACCCCACCACGGGTCCGAACGCCGCCAGACGCGACGACGAGGACGACCCGGACCCGCTCGCGAAACGACTGATCGACGCGCTGGCGGCCGGCCACCGCGAGGGCGGCGACAAACGCGAGGAACTCACCGTCCAGAGCGCCGCGGTCGTCGTCGAGTCGACCGAGAGCCACGACATGACGCCGCCGTACAACGATCTGCGGGTCGACGCAACCGAGACACCGATCGCCGACCTGCGCGAGACCTACGACCTCGCCATGCAAGGGTACGAGACGTCGCTCGAGAAGTACGAGGAGGCGTACGAAGAGGATTCGCTCGCCGAAACAGAATAACTAGCCGGTGAACTCGTAGAGTTCGTCGCCGACGTGGTGCAGCGAGTCGACGACTTTCCCTTCGTCGCCCGCCATCTCCGAGCCGTCGACGCGGGCGCGGCCGACCGCGAGCACCTTTCCGTGGGACTCCTCGGCGATGACGACCAGGTCGTCGGGAGAGATGTCCTCGGTCGCCTCCGTGATTCCTGGCCGCATCACGTCCGCGCCGTCGCTGACGAACGAGATCGCGCCCGAGTCGACAGTGACGAGGCGTCGCTCGGGTTCGTAGGCGTTCGCGCCCCGAACCGTCAGGAACGGCTCCTCGTCGAAGTGTGCGACCTGTGGCTCCCCGTCGATCAGTACGACCTCCCAGTCGGTGTCCTCGAACTCGACGCGCTCGTAGGCGTCGCCGTCCGGCGAGACGCCCAGTTTCTCCTCGAGACCACTCTCGAGGTCCGAGACGGCGTCACTCCGGAGATGATGTCGGGATTTGACGTCCATATCGGTGTGTTCTACCGTCCCGGCCCATTTAAGGATTCGAGTTCCGCGCTCGCCACTCGACGACCGGTGAGAGACCACGTCTCGCTGCGAGCGGTGACGGGCTAGCGCTGCCGGCGTATGCTGCCCGGAACACCTACTCCTCTCGAGGTGAACCG
This region of Natronobacterium texcoconense genomic DNA includes:
- a CDS encoding DUF1028 domain-containing protein, whose translation is MTFSICVHESYETADGQSHERFGVAVTTRLPGVGTLCPFVSENGAVATQSLVNVDLGRRGVEYIDDGLAVDDALEALLNADDGAPQRQLHGVDADGTFTFSGEECGDWFGHLEGEHFTVAGNLLTGESVIEATADAYESNAVHETTDPTTGPNAARRDDEDDPDPLAKRLIDALAAGHREGGDKREELTVQSAAVVVESTESHDMTPPYNDLRVDATETPIADLRETYDLAMQGYETSLEKYEEAYEEDSLAETE
- a CDS encoding RNA-binding protein, encoding MDVKSRHHLRSDAVSDLESGLEEKLGVSPDGDAYERVEFEDTDWEVVLIDGEPQVAHFDEEPFLTVRGANAYEPERRLVTVDSGAISFVSDGADVMRPGITEATEDISPDDLVVIAEESHGKVLAVGRARVDGSEMAGDEGKVVDSLHHVGDELYEFTG